The sequence below is a genomic window from Pseudomonadota bacterium.
TGGTCAATAGCTGGCGCTTCGGACTCGATCGACTCCTGCTCGGCTACGCCATGCCGAGCTCGGATCAGCGTCTGTACGCAGGAACGCTGCCGTACCCGCACACCGGCGCAGACGACGCGGAGCTCTTGGGGCAACTGAACGAGCTGTGCGAAACGTTGTTTTCGTTTCGGCGGCGCCTTGCTGGAGCTCATCAGCCAGCCACGTGGCGCGACACGCTGGCGCAGCTGCTCGATCGCACGATCGATCCGAGCGGCAGCTACGCACATCAACACCAGAGCTTGCGCAACGCGCTCCATACGCTTGCGCGCGAAGCGGAAGCAGCAGGCTTCGCGGGTGACGTCGATCTCGGTAGCGTGCGACATCAACTGGACCGGATTCTGCGGCGTGAGCTGCCCGCCTACGGCTTCCTTTCCGGGGGTATCACGTGCTGCCAACTCGTGCCCATGCGCGGCATTCCTTTTCGAGTGGTGTGCCTGTTGGGCATGAGCGACGCGCGCTTCCCCCGCGGGCAACCGAAGACGAGCTTCGACCCGACCGCCCGCGAGCACCGCAGCGGCGACCGAAACCAGCGTGACGACGACCGCTGCGCCTTCTTGGAAGCCGTGCTGTCCGCCCGCGAGCATCTCATCGTCAGCTACGTGGGGCAGGACATCCATACCAACCAGCTCCTGCCCGCATGCGGGCCGGTCGACGAGCTGCTCGATTGCCTGCAGCAAAGCTTCGTACACCCGGGCGAGCATGTGAGCGCAGCGGGCTGGGCCCGCGAGCGTTTCGTGCTGCGCCACCCCCTGCAACCGTTCAGCCCGCGCTACTTCGACGCCTCGGACGCTCGGCTCTTCAGCTTCTCGGACACAGCAGCCCGCGCCGCAAGCGCGCTCAACGCTGCACGCAAACCGCCGGCCGCCTTTTTCCCAGAAGGCACACAGCACGCGGCGGGCAATCCGACGGCGGACCCAGCCAACCCGAGCGCCAGCGCCGGCGCGCTGTCTCCGCCGGCACAGCGGGAACACCCCAGCGCGCCTCAGGACATCGAGCTGGCGGAGCTCGAGCGCTATCTGACGCATCCGTTGCGTGCTTTTCTGCAGCGCGATCTCGGGCTGTACCTGGGCGGCGATGCCCAATCGCTAAAGGACCGGGAGCCCCTCGAGCTCGATGCCCTGGAGCGTTTCAGGCTCGGAGACTCCGTGCTGCGGGCGGCGCTCGCTGGTCGCCCGCGCGAGGAGACCGAACACACGTTGCGTGCCTCCGGGCAGCTTCCGTGGGGCTCGCCCGGCGCTTTGCTGCTGGAAGAAATCGCACCCTTGGCACACGAGATCGCAGATCTTGCCGGGCGTTACGCAGCCGAAGCGGCCCTACCCCCGCTGAAGGTCGATTGCGTGCTCGCAGGCTGGAGGCTCAAGGGTGAGCTGTCCGACCTGTGGCCCGGGGCGCAGCTGCACGTGACCTACTCCAGGATGGGTACGCGCATCGAGCTGCGCCAATGGATTCGCCACGTCGTACTCAACTACCTGTGCAGCGCTGCCTGCAGCGCTCCCCGACTCGCTCACTACCCGAGGACGAGCGTTGTGCTAGGGCGCGCAACAGGCAAGGGTGCCGGATGCGTGACCTTCCGCCCCCTGACCGATGCCCGGGGCACGCTGCAGGTCCTGTTGGCGATCGCCGGCACAGCCCGGCAACAGCCCCTGCCCTTGCTCGTAAGGAGCTCGCGCGTGTACGCCCAGCGGGTCGGCCTCGACGGCGACACCGAAGCAGCTGTGACGAGCGCCCGGCGCGAGTACCTGGGCTCGGAGTATCGTGCCGGCGGTGAATCCAGCGATCCTTACATCCGCCAGGTCTACGGGGATCGGGATCCAACCGAGCAACCGGGCTTCGCGGATCTGGCGCTTGCGCTGTACGGCCCCCTCTTGCGCAACCGGACCGAAACATGAACCGCGACGTTGCCGCGTGGCCGCTGCGCGGAAGCCAGCTGGTCGAAGCCAGCGCCGGTACAGGCAAGACCCACACCATAGTCAGCCTCTACCTGCGCCTGCTCACGGAAAGGAAACTGCATCCGCGGCAGATCGCGGTGGTGACCTATACGCGCGCGGCCGCTGCCGAGCTGCGCGATCGAATTCGCGCGCGGCTGGGGGAGGCCGTCGCAGCGTTCGACGCGATGTTCGAGCTTGGAAAGCGCAGCGAAGAGCGGCGCCTGCTGGAGCGTGCTCTATACGGGTTCGACGAAGCCGCGATTCACACCATTCACGGCTTCTGCCAGCGCGTCCTTCACGAGACCGCGTTCGAATGCGGCCGGCTCTTCGAGACCGAGTTCATCGACAACGATCGGCCCATGATCGAAGAGATCGCCTGCGACTACTGGAACCGCGTGCTGCACGGTGCCCCGGCCACGTTGCTGCGCCATGTGCGCGCCCGGGCCTTGAATCCAGGGGCTTTCACGACCCTGGCGACCCGGACTGTCGCACGGCCTAACCTGACCGTCGTGCCCCAAGCGCCGAGGAGCACGGACGACCTGCGCGTCCTCGAACAACGATGGTGTGAAGCCAGGGACGAGTTCGCAGCCGGCTGGCGCGCCGACCGCGCCGG
It includes:
- the recC gene encoding exodeoxyribonuclease V subunit gamma, with translation MHRSNSAEQLVEALAQLVRTPVCDPGPNTRALAVMDAECIAVQSKGMERWLSMQLARRLGIWANPDFPFPRRLVERLFEAVLGPCPQAAAYAPSALVWAVAAQLPELASHPAFSEVARYLGPSNEPARVLQLASRMAGIFDEYVVYRPEQLRAWESGTGSGWQATLWRALAARHGTSHLAARAAAFVRALRGREQRAADLPARVSVFGVTTLPPLFVHVLAELSRCIEVHLFVTSPTRHYVGDLRPKEPVSAARMPLAGAEDHPLLASLGRVGREFQQILEQSADYRDGSLPHADPGSDSALHAIQSDMLHLRDRSSEPATRLELAPDDDSITIHACHATLREVQVVHDRLLALLERDPSLETRDIVLMTPCIESYAPVIEAVFQESGRPSLPFRIADRGLLTSHQVFDAFCAMVDCTAGRLNANALLDVAAMDPVRERFGIRAEQLPLVRTWVRDVGVRWGADDAHRRAEGQPAELVNSWRFGLDRLLLGYAMPSSDQRLYAGTLPYPHTGADDAELLGQLNELCETLFSFRRRLAGAHQPATWRDTLAQLLDRTIDPSGSYAHQHQSLRNALHTLAREAEAAGFAGDVDLGSVRHQLDRILRRELPAYGFLSGGITCCQLVPMRGIPFRVVCLLGMSDARFPRGQPKTSFDPTAREHRSGDRNQRDDDRCAFLEAVLSAREHLIVSYVGQDIHTNQLLPACGPVDELLDCLQQSFVHPGEHVSAAGWARERFVLRHPLQPFSPRYFDASDARLFSFSDTAARAASALNAARKPPAAFFPEGTQHAAGNPTADPANPSASAGALSPPAQREHPSAPQDIELAELERYLTHPLRAFLQRDLGLYLGGDAQSLKDREPLELDALERFRLGDSVLRAALAGRPREETEHTLRASGQLPWGSPGALLLEEIAPLAHEIADLAGRYAAEAALPPLKVDCVLAGWRLKGELSDLWPGAQLHVTYSRMGTRIELRQWIRHVVLNYLCSAACSAPRLAHYPRTSVVLGRATGKGAGCVTFRPLTDARGTLQVLLAIAGTARQQPLPLLVRSSRVYAQRVGLDGDTEAAVTSARREYLGSEYRAGGESSDPYIRQVYGDRDPTEQPGFADLALALYGPLLRNRTET